A stretch of DNA from Roseovarius sp. W115:
GAACGGCTGCCCAGAACACGATCGTAGACCTGCAGCATGTAGATCGGCCCGGTCAGCATCAAAAGATTTACAAAAAAGCTGAAAACGCCAACGGTCCAATACAAAATACGGCTTTGTTGACGCGCCTCACGGAGCTCTTCCAGCCCCACGTCGTAATGTGACCTGCGTGATTGCATACTTTCTGAGCTGCCTGTTGCCTACTGCGCTTGAAATGGTCGGTGTGTCCGGCCTAGAGTGGTGTCACCGAACAGCCACATGGCGCGGGCGACGTGAAGGTTCGTCTGGGCACTGGTGCTCGATGGGTTATGTATGCGCTGAACTGATTTAAAGATTCCTTAAACCGTGAATTACTCTCGTCTCTGTCTACCTAGCCGCGCGTTGCGCTGTATGCTGCCTTTGCTCCTGATTGTGGGCCTTGCGGCCTGTGCAAAAGCACCTGCCGGATTGCCCTCGGATGCTGTTTTCGACCCTTACGAAGACCACAACCGCGAAGTCCACGAGTTCAATCGCTCACTTGACCGCTCAATCGTGCGCCCCGCTGGCGTGGGGTATTCGAACTTTGTGCCTGACGATATCGAAGACGCGATCAGTCGGTTTGCCTTTAACCTGTCGCTGCCTCGCTCAATTGTGAACAGCATTCTGCAAGGCAATATGCTGGCTGCAACAGAAGACAGCTATCGGTTCCTGGTCAACAGCACGATCGGCCTGGGTGGCGTCTTCGATGTTGCGACCGATTTGAACATGCCGGCGGCAAACGATGCCGACTTTGGCCAGACACTGCATGTCTGGGGCGTGCGGGAAGGCGCCTATGTGGAATTGCCTCTGCTCGGGCCTTCGACAGAGCGCGACACAGTCGGTCTTGTGGTCGATATTTTCACCAACCCGCTACTCTATATCCTTGAATCACCAGAAAATTACTACGGAACGGTAGCAGCGGTGTCATCTGGACTGTCCAACCGGGGACGGTTTGCGGATACAATTGATTCGGTGCTTTACGAAAGTGCTGACAGTTACGCGCAGGCGCAGTCGATCTATCTGCAGAACCGCAGATTTAAGCTTGGCAACGGCTCAGACGGCGCGTTTGCTGATCCTTACGATGACCCAGCGCTTGCTCCATTTGAGGTGCCTGATGATGAATGATCTGAACCGCCGCCATGTCGTGTCGTTGCTCGCTGCGAGCGCTGCTGCATCGACGTTACCTGCCTCTGCAGTCGCACTCACCGAAGCGCGTGCCAAATCTTTGGTTGATCAGGTCGTGGCCGACATCAACCGCGTCATCGCCTCGGGTAAATCCGTGAACGCCATGATCCGTGATTTCGAACGTATTTTTGGTCGATATGCGGATGTAAACATCATCGCACGCTCTACACTGGGTCAGGACTCTCGCCGCGCGAGTTCCGGTCAAATGCGCGCCTTCACCAAAACCTTCCAAAGCTACATTGCACGCAAATATGGCAAGCGGTTTCGCGAGTTTATTGGCGGGCGCATCGAGGTCAAAGGCGTGCGCAAGGTTAAATCCTGGCATGAAGTCAAATCGCTTGTGTATCTCAAGGGGTCCTCTCCGTTTAATGTCCTCTTTCTTGTCTCGGACCGTTCCGGTCGGGACCTGTTCTTCGACATGGTGATCGAGGGTGTCAGCCTGCGTTTGACCGAACGCACCGAAATCGGTGCCATTCTCGACCGCAACAAGGGCAATATTGACGGGTTGATCGCGGATCTGAAGAAAGCTGGTTAGGGCTGGTACGCTCCAAGCCTGATCCGGGTTACCTGTTTACCGCCCAAAGAGATCCTTCAGGAAATTCTCGAAATTGGTGTTGCGGCGTCTTTGGCGCTGTACCGGTTGTGGCTTGGGTTTGGGCTGTGGCCGCAGCATAGGTAGTGGCTTGGGATCAATTCCTTCATTCACACGCACCATGGTTTCATGCCAAATCTCTGCGGGTAGACCACCGCCCGTAACCCCGCTCAACGGCGTGTTGTCGTCATAGCCCATCCAGACACCAGCCACATAATCCGCCGTAAAGCCCAGAAACCAGGCATCGCGCGCGGCCTGTGTTGTGCCGGTTTTGCCCGCCGCCTCGCGATCCGGCAGTTTGGCGCGCCCACCTGTGCCGCCATGCACGACATTGTACATCATCCACGTCAGCTCGCGGGCAGCTTCCTCACTGATCACACGTTCCCCGATGCCGCCGCCCGTGCCCATCAATGGCGTGTCATCGCCCATCAGCTTGAGTTCAATCAACCCATAAGGCGTCACAGACGACCCGCCATTCAGGATACCGGCATAGGCGCCTGTCATCTCAAGCAAGGTGCTCTCGGACGCCCCAAGCGCCAAAGCCGGTCCATCAGCCAATTCATTGTCGATTCCGAAATCAGTGGCCACTTGCCGCACAAGGTCCCGCCCCATGGCTTCCGAGACTTTTACAGCAGCGACATTGAGTGAGCGTTTCAAGGCGTCAGTCAGCGTGACCGTTCCGTAGTATTCCCGCGTATAATTCTGCGGACACCAACGGCCTGAGCCGGGAATGTCCATACAATAAGGCTCATCCCTGACAGTCGAGTCATGGTGATGACCAAGTTCCAGAGCCGTTGCATAGACAAACGGCTTGAAGGCCGACCCTGTTTGCCGTTTGGCCATGGTCGCGCGGTTGAACGCACCAACCACCTGCGACTTTCGTCCGCCGACCATGGCGCGCACGGCCCCGTCGGCGCTCATCACAACAATCGCCGCCTGCGCCTCTGACCCTTCGCGCACCTTGTTCTCGAAAACCCAATCCAGCGCCTCTTCCGCCGCGCGCTGCATGCGCTGGTCCAGCGTCGTGCGGATGATCACGTCTTCGGTTGTATCTCGCGTAAAGAACTCCGGCCCGGACTCCATCACCCAGTCGGCAAAATACCCGCCTGCCTGCCGTTGCGCCGCTGCTGACAATGTCGCCGGATTGTCCTGTGCGGCCTTCATCTCAGAGTCGCTCAGATACCCTTGCTCATTCATCAGCCGAAGCACCGTGGCCGCGCGGCCCTGTGAACGCTCCAGATTAGTGGTCGGTGCCAGACGTGTCGGGGCGGTCAAGAGACCTGCCAGCATCGCCGCCTCTTGCGGCGCGACTGTTGCAGCTGGTTTGCCAAAATACCTTTGTGCCGCAGCTTCCGCGCCAAAGGCGCCGCCGCCCATGTAAGCGCGGTTAAGATAGATCGAGAGGATCTCATCCTTGGTGTACTTGAGTTCCATCGCCAACGCATAAACGGCCTCCTTGGCCTTACGCGAGATCGACCCCCTACGGCAGTCGCGGACATATTCGGCCTCGGATTCCCAAGCATCGGCCTCATATTCGACTCCCAGGCACAAAAGCTTGGCTGTCTGCTGCGTGATGGTTGAGCCGCCATGTCCCGAGAGCGGCCCCCGTCCCTCACTGAGGTTAATCTTCACCGCACTGGCAATGCCCCGAGGGCTCAGCCCGAAATGCCGATAGAACCGCTTGTCCTCCGTCGCGACCACCGCGTTGCGCAAATGCGGGCTGACTGTGCTAGCTGTGACCACGCCACCAAACTGATCGCCGCGCCAGGCGAACACTTCCCCATCGCGATCCATCAACGTCACCGATCCCCGTGCGCGGCCATCCAACAAGGCGTTGACGTCCGGCAACGTAGAGTAGACATACCCAACGGCCAAACTCAGCAGGATAAGCACCACGGCCCCAACGCGCCATGTCACCTTCCAGAAGAGGCGCAAAACCCAACGCACCAGGCGTTGCAAAAGCCCGATCAATCCTTTGCGCGGTGGTCTTGATGACTTGCGACGACGTTTTGTAGGTGTCTTACGGGTCGTGGTCGCACGCGTTTTGGCCGGCTTTCCAGCCGGTTTTTTGTATCGCTTCTCAGCAACTAGGCGCGGTGATTTTCGCCCCGATTTCGTCATGCTCAACCTGCCCGGTCATATTTATTTTGACCTAGTTTATCGTGCCCGGATTTGAATGTAGAGACCCTAAGCTCGTCGCAATTCAGATTCTTATTTGTTTAATTTTTAGTCATTTCAAACTTTTTGCGCATATTTTGTGCAATTTTCGCGTTTTCGCCAAAGCTGATCCCTCACAAACCCTTCCCGCACGCCGGTCTTGGCGCATTTTCTGCGCATGCAAACAAACCGCTCATCCATTGGAAAGGGACATCCGTGAAACTCATCATCGCGACCATCAAGCCGTTCAAGCTTGAAGACGTCCGCGAAGCGCTGACCGACATAGGCGTACGCGGCATGATGGTGACCGAGATCAAAGGCTTTGGCTCGCAGTCCGGTCACACCGAAATTTACCGCGGCGCGGAATACGCCGTCAATTTCGTGCCGAAAATCAAACTCGAAATCGCTGTTGCAGCCTCGATGGTCGATCAGGTGGTGGAAACCATCTCGACCACAGCACGGACCGGCAAGATCGGCGACGGCAAGATCTTTGTGCTGGATGTCAGCCAGGCGATGCGCGTGCGCACCGGCGAAACCAACGAAGATGCGCTCTGATCGGCGCGGGGGAAAGGACATGACTATGCAACGCTACACTCAATTCGGTCTTGCCGCGGCGGCAATGATCGCTTTGCCGCAGATGGGCCTGGCCCAGGATGCGGCTCCGGGCTTTGATGAAATCGGCCCCTATATCATGACAACTCTGCTGTTTTGTATGGCGGGTTTCCTGGTCTTCTTCATGGCCGCAGGCTTTGCCATGCTCGAAGGCGGGCTGGTGCGCTCCAAGAACGTCACCATACAAATGACCAAGAATATCGGCCTCTACTCGATTGCGGCCATTATGTATTGGCTGATGGGCTTCAACCTGATGTATCCGGGCGAGTTCAACGGCTATGTCGGAAGCTTCTTTGTTCCAACGACGCTTGATCCTGTGGGCGTTGCGGCGGCTGACGCGGCCTTGGACTATGCCTCAGTTGGCTCAGACTTCTTCTTCCAGCTGGTGTTCGTTGCCGCCACAGCCTCGATCGTATCGGGTGCTCTGGCAGAACGGATCAAACTTTGGCCGTTTCTGATCTTCGTCGTTCTCCTTACCGGTGTCATGTACCCAATCTCAGGCTCCTGGCAGTGGGGCGGCGGCTGGCTCTCTGAAGCAGGTTTCTCTGACTTCGCAGGCTCCACCGTGGTGCACTCCGTGGGTGGCTGGGCTGCTCTGGCCGGTGCTATCATCCTTGGACCGCGCCTTGGCAAATACGGCAAGGACGGCAAAGTGAACCCAATCCCGGGCTCCAACCTCGCCCTGGCCACACTCGGCACATTCATCCTCTGGCTCGGCTGGTTTGGCTTCAACGGCGGCTCGCAGCTTGCCATGGGCACTGTGGGCGATGTCTCTGACGTCAGCCGCATCTTTGCAAACACCAACATGGCCGCAGCAGCCGGTGCAGTGACCGCTCTCATCCTGACGCAGGTGATGTACAAGAAACCTGACCTCACCATGGTGCTCAACGGCGCCTTGGCGGGTCTGGTCTCGATCACCGCTGAACCACTCGCCCCGACACTCTTTGGTGCGCTCTGGATCGGCGCTGTGGGGGGTGTGATCGTGGTGCTGACCGTGCCCATGCTCGACAAGTTCAAGATCGACGACGTGGTCGGCGCCATCCCGGTTCACCTCTTTGCCGGCATCTGGGGCACCATTGCTGTGGTTTTCTACAACAGCGACGCAAACCTGGGCACACAGCTCATGGGCATTGCCGCCTACGGTGTCTTCACCTTCGTGGCCAGCCTTATCGTCTGGGTCATCCTCAAGGCCGTCATGGGCATCCGCGTCGGCGAAGAGGAAGAGATCAACGGTCTCGATGTCTCCGAACTTGGCATGGAAGCCTATCCAGAGTTCTCTAAAGGGTAATCCAAAGCGTTTCGCGATAATCTGAGAGTCAGGTTTATCGCGAAACGCTTTATCTTCTCCTTCCAGATTATCCCTTTGAACCTGACCCGGGCGTGCGCGCCCGGGTTTTTTCATGCGCATCCGTTAAGAAACATTGCAGGTCCCGGCCCGCAGCCCTAGCTTTGCGTCATGCGTCGCGCCTATTCCGCCTTTGAACAGCTTGTCGCTCCCGCACGGCCCAGCGCGACACCTCTGCG
This window harbors:
- a CDS encoding MlaA family lipoprotein — translated: MLPLLLIVGLAACAKAPAGLPSDAVFDPYEDHNREVHEFNRSLDRSIVRPAGVGYSNFVPDDIEDAISRFAFNLSLPRSIVNSILQGNMLAATEDSYRFLVNSTIGLGGVFDVATDLNMPAANDADFGQTLHVWGVREGAYVELPLLGPSTERDTVGLVVDIFTNPLLYILESPENYYGTVAAVSSGLSNRGRFADTIDSVLYESADSYAQAQSIYLQNRRFKLGNGSDGAFADPYDDPALAPFEVPDDE
- a CDS encoding MlaC/ttg2D family ABC transporter substrate-binding protein, which translates into the protein MMNDLNRRHVVSLLAASAAASTLPASAVALTEARAKSLVDQVVADINRVIASGKSVNAMIRDFERIFGRYADVNIIARSTLGQDSRRASSGQMRAFTKTFQSYIARKYGKRFREFIGGRIEVKGVRKVKSWHEVKSLVYLKGSSPFNVLFLVSDRSGRDLFFDMVIEGVSLRLTERTEIGAILDRNKGNIDGLIADLKKAG
- a CDS encoding transglycosylase domain-containing protein, translated to MTKSGRKSPRLVAEKRYKKPAGKPAKTRATTTRKTPTKRRRKSSRPPRKGLIGLLQRLVRWVLRLFWKVTWRVGAVVLILLSLAVGYVYSTLPDVNALLDGRARGSVTLMDRDGEVFAWRGDQFGGVVTASTVSPHLRNAVVATEDKRFYRHFGLSPRGIASAVKINLSEGRGPLSGHGGSTITQQTAKLLCLGVEYEADAWESEAEYVRDCRRGSISRKAKEAVYALAMELKYTKDEILSIYLNRAYMGGGAFGAEAAAQRYFGKPAATVAPQEAAMLAGLLTAPTRLAPTTNLERSQGRAATVLRLMNEQGYLSDSEMKAAQDNPATLSAAAQRQAGGYFADWVMESGPEFFTRDTTEDVIIRTTLDQRMQRAAEEALDWVFENKVREGSEAQAAIVVMSADGAVRAMVGGRKSQVVGAFNRATMAKRQTGSAFKPFVYATALELGHHHDSTVRDEPYCMDIPGSGRWCPQNYTREYYGTVTLTDALKRSLNVAAVKVSEAMGRDLVRQVATDFGIDNELADGPALALGASESTLLEMTGAYAGILNGGSSVTPYGLIELKLMGDDTPLMGTGGGIGERVISEEAARELTWMMYNVVHGGTGGRAKLPDREAAGKTGTTQAARDAWFLGFTADYVAGVWMGYDDNTPLSGVTGGGLPAEIWHETMVRVNEGIDPKPLPMLRPQPKPKPQPVQRQRRRNTNFENFLKDLFGR
- a CDS encoding P-II family nitrogen regulator, whose amino-acid sequence is MKLIIATIKPFKLEDVREALTDIGVRGMMVTEIKGFGSQSGHTEIYRGAEYAVNFVPKIKLEIAVAASMVDQVVETISTTARTGKIGDGKIFVLDVSQAMRVRTGETNEDAL
- a CDS encoding ammonium transporter, translating into MTMQRYTQFGLAAAAMIALPQMGLAQDAAPGFDEIGPYIMTTLLFCMAGFLVFFMAAGFAMLEGGLVRSKNVTIQMTKNIGLYSIAAIMYWLMGFNLMYPGEFNGYVGSFFVPTTLDPVGVAAADAALDYASVGSDFFFQLVFVAATASIVSGALAERIKLWPFLIFVVLLTGVMYPISGSWQWGGGWLSEAGFSDFAGSTVVHSVGGWAALAGAIILGPRLGKYGKDGKVNPIPGSNLALATLGTFILWLGWFGFNGGSQLAMGTVGDVSDVSRIFANTNMAAAAGAVTALILTQVMYKKPDLTMVLNGALAGLVSITAEPLAPTLFGALWIGAVGGVIVVLTVPMLDKFKIDDVVGAIPVHLFAGIWGTIAVVFYNSDANLGTQLMGIAAYGVFTFVASLIVWVILKAVMGIRVGEEEEINGLDVSELGMEAYPEFSKG